The following proteins are encoded in a genomic region of Numenius arquata chromosome 28, bNumArq3.hap1.1, whole genome shotgun sequence:
- the LOC141476122 gene encoding butyrophilin subfamily 3 member A2-like, protein MGFPTSPWCLLSHFLTLHLLQLGSAEFRVVGPGQPLLATVGQDVVLPCHLSPRVDARSLEIRWIQHQFSETVHIYRNGEDRYGEQMEEYAGRTELARDGLSSGSLDLRISGLRPSDDGQYVCTVRDAASYAEAMVELEVSAMGSVPLLSLEAYEDGGIRVVCRSAGWYPPPELLWKDAGGQHLPSVSQRRSPDERGLFEIQDVIVVSGKGEGKVSCVVRNSRLEQEEASSLHISAPFFHNARPWMAALGVFLLVSVVSTALSAYLFRRKVVQSRELEQRDAALAWRKFLLPENPDVVTLDPNTAHPQLILSEDLRSVRWRHTQLNLPNNPETFSCWCCVLGQERFREGKHCWEVEVKGEVGGDSWWGVGVARESVERKRKVFWSPEEGVWAVWHYKGQFKALSSPRNILSLSLSPVPRRIWVSLDCTRGLVTFINANTWIEIFTFPPASFHGETLRPWFWVETEEIQLCLTGSSPPSLSPTSMHITASSRPCPSPEIPCSPLLNPAGDVSPCPAPAQGSEGE, encoded by the exons ATGGGGTTCCCCACGAGCCCATGGTGCCTGCTCAGTCATTTCCTGactctccacctcctccagctgggaTCAG CGGAGTTCAGAGTGGTGGGACCAGGTCAACCTCTCCTTGCCACCGTGGGGCAGGACGTTGTGCTGCCGTGTCACTTGTCCCCACGCGTGGATGCTCGGAGCTTGGAGATCAGGTGGATCCAGCACCAATTCTCTGAAACGGTGCACATCTACCGAAATGGAGAGGACCGGTATGGCGAGCAGATGGAGGAATACGCTGGAAGGACAGAGTTGGCCAGAGATGGTCTCTCCAGTGGGAGCCTGGACTTGCGAATCTCTGGCTTGAGACCCTCTGATGATGGCCAGTACGTCTGCACTGTGCGAGATGCTGCCTCTTATGCAGAAGCTATGGTGGAGCTGGAGGTGTCAG CCATGGgctctgtccctctcctctctctggaggCTTACGAGGACGGAGGCATCCGGGTGGTGTGTCGATCGGCCGGCTGGTACCCGCCACCGGAGCTGCTGTGGAAGGATGCCGGTGGGCAGCATCTCCCCTCGGTCTCCCAGAGACGTTCCCCTGACGAGAGGGGCCTCTTTGAGATCCAAGATGTCATCGTTGTGagcgggaagggagaggggaaagtgtCGTGCGTGGTGAGGAACAgccgcctggagcaggaggaggcgTCGTCCCTGCACATCTCAG ctcCCTTTTTCCACAATGCCCGTCCCTGGATGGCAGCTCTGGGGGTGTTCCTCCTGGTTTCAGTGGTGTCAACTGCCCTCAGTGCTTATCTCTTCCGAAGGAAAG TGGTGCAGTCCAGAGAACTGG AGCAACGAGATGCAGCACTGG CTTGGAGAAAGTTTCTGCTTCCTGAAAATCCAg ATGTGGTGACCCTGGATCCAAACACTGCTCATCCACAGCTTATCCTGTCGGAGGATTTGAGAAGTGTGAGATGGCGGCACACACAGCTGAACCTGCCCAACAACCCTGAGACATTTAGTTGTTGGTGCTgtgtgctgggccaggagaggttCCGTGAGGGGAAGCACTGCTGGGAGGTGGAGGtgaagggggaggtgggaggtgatTCATGGTGGGGTGTTGGGGTGGCCAGAGAGTccgtggagaggaagaggaaagtgtTCTGGAGCCCTGAAGAAGGGGTCTGGGCAGTTTGGCACTATAAAGGGCAGTTCAAGGCGCTCAGCTCTCCTCGCAacatcctgtccctgtccctgtccccggtCCCCAGGAGGATCTGGGTCTCTCTGGACTGCACACGGGGGCTGGTGACTTTCATCAACGCCAACACTTGGATTGAGATCTTCACTTTCCCACCAGCCTCATTCCATGGGGAGACCCTGCGCCCCTGGTTTTGGGTGGAGACAGAGGAAATCCAGCTGTGCCTCACGGGCAGCTCCCCCCCGAGTCTCAGCCCCACTTCCATGCACATCACAGCCTCCAGCAGACCCTGTCCTTCTCCAGAGattccctgctctcctctcctgaaCCCTGCAGGAGATGTCTCTCcttgccctgccccagcccagggatCAGAGGGGGAGTGA